The region GAGCGGCCTACCGACTGCGCAGTAGACAGATTAATAAAGTTGATAGATGCCATAACAATAATGAGTATGGCAATAAACGAAAGTGTTTTAATGGTGGCCTTACTGGTAAGGTGATCGCCTGTTGTATCACCTACGCTGGTATCGAAGTGCAGTTCTGACAGTGGCTGCAGGTAGTGCACTTTGGTTACACGTTTTTTATCGTTGCTAAACTTCGCGGTAAACGGAATAAGCCGTTGGTCCATTTGTTGAGCAGTTAAACCATCAGGTAACATTGCAAATACCTGGTGATTGCTGCTTAACGAATCCCATGTGCCGTCCCAGTTATAATCTGCCGGGTGTTCTTTCCAGGTACTGTAAGATACCAATACTTTGAGCGGAAAATCTGAGTTTTCAGGCGAATCTTCAATTACGCCCGCCACAGTAAGCGTAAGCACATTGTCCATCCGCAGTGTTTTACCCATAGCATCCTTCCAGTCACCAAAGTACTTGGTTGCGGTGCTTTTGTCAATTACCACCATGTTAGGCTGCTTTAAAACATCCTTACTACCCTGTAGCCATTGTTGCTGAAAAATATCGAAAAACTGCGGCTCCATAAAGAACACGCCAATCTGTTCTGTAAACTTCTTTGCATTTGCAGCATTGCCGGGGTCGGCACCTGGTACCGTGAGTTGGCTGCCGTAACTGGTGTTAAACGCGGCAAACTTTACCTGCGGAAAGTCGAGCCTTAATGCCTCTACAGCCGGTACAGAAACTCCGGGGTTGTAGGCCACGCCATCTTCACTTTTTTGCTGTGTGATGATGTGATAGATATTTTTGTAATTGGCAAAGCTGGTGTTAAAACTCAGCTCGAATTGTAGTATTACAAAAATAAGCAGGCAGGCGCCTATACCTACGCTGAGCCCTGCAATATTGATGAAGGAATATCCTTTATGGCGAACAATATTGCGCCATGCTATTTTAAAGTAGTTCTGTAACATAAAACCGGTATTTGCACTAACTTAGTTAATGCCGTACCAATTTTATAAGTAACTGTATAACAATAAATTGTGAACTATTAACCATGTACACTATGTACGCAAGTGTAACACACACTGTTCGGTAACGATACAGTAGTTTTCTGAATCGAATATCCGCATTTAACCGCAGCCGATAAAACGAAAACTATATTTGAAAATGATAGCAAGTTAAATCAGAATGTTAAAGATTGACGTTTGAAATTTATCTTAGCTCCACGATGTACGAATATACCACCCACCTTGAAAAATGGCTAACCTTTCAACGCTCCAGCCTGGAATTGGTTGCACAACTTCCTCCGCCTAAATTTGAATCTTTGCAATTCCACACCAAGGACATTAATGTAGAAAATTATAACAGCTGGATTGAGATATTACGTGAAAAAGGTATTAACAACCAAATGCCTGTCTTGTACTATTTTAATATAGAATCTACCTTTGACTGCAGCAAAATTCATTCGCAGATTAACGAGATGAAACGTAAATGCGAAGGCTCGTCGTTGATAATGCTACCAAAAATAAATTCTACTCAAAGTGAAAGCTCATCGGTGCTGTATGTTGGTAAAACTAACAGTAATTTTCTGCATCGCTTTAAAACCCACATCGGTATTACTCCAAACAAGATATATGCCTTGCAACTAGCTCAATGGGCAACAAACTTTGATTTAAAGCTGAACCTTTACTTTGCACCTTACACGTTACCGAAAGAACAACATAATTTGTTAGAACAAGTGGAACACGTACTTCATTTCAATTTAAAACCCATACTCGGGAGAGCCGGGCATTGAGTTGCCGTAAACGGGCACTCCTAAAAGCCAAAATACTTGATATAAGTATTGAGGTCCTTGTCTCCTCTTCCCGAAAGACATATCACGACATTGTCGCTGGCTTTAAGGGTCATCTTGTCCAGATAAGCCAATGCATGCGCGGTTTCAATTGCCGGTATAATGCCTTCCATCTGTGAGCAAAGTAAGCCTGCCTGTAAAGCTTCGTCGTCGGTTATGCTTACGTAGGTCGCACGTTTTATTTTATATAAATGCGCGTGCTGTGGCCCTATGCCCGGATAATCTAACCCTGCCGAAATGGAATATGGTTCTTCCACCTGTCCATCCTCGGTTTGCATTAATATGGTACGGCTGCCGTGCAAAACACCTTCGCGGCCTAAAAAAGTAGTGGCTGCGGAATGCCCGCTTTCTACACCTTTTCCGGCTGCTTCTACTGCTACCAGCTTTACATTTTCGTCATCAAGAAAATGGTAGAACATACCCATGGCATTACTACCACCACCTACACAAGCCATAACATACTGCGGCAATTCGGTACCGGTTTGCTCCAGCAATTGTTTCTTAGTCTCTTCGGATATAATGGACTGAAACTTGGCCACCATTTCCGGGTAAGGAAACGGACCAACTACAGAGCCTATAATATAGTGAGTGTCTACAGGGTTACCTATCCAGTCGCGCAGGGCTTCGTTAGTGGCATCTTTAAGCGTTTTACTGCCCGATGTTGCAGCTACTACCTTTGCACCAAGCATTTTCATGCGTGATACGTTGGGTGCCTGGCGCTCCATGTCTATCTCGCCCATGTAAACCACGCACTCTATACCTTTTAACGCACAAACCGTAGCGGTAGCAACGCCGTGCTGGCCGGCACCCGTTTCGGCAATAATGCGTTTTTTACCTAAACGCTCGGCTAAAAGTATCTGACCGATGGCATTATTTATTTTGTGCGATCCGGTGTGGTTGAGGTCCTCCCGTTTAAAAAAGATGTTAGCGCCATACTTTTCCGAATACCTTTTAGCATGATATAACGGGGATGGCCTGCCTACGTAATCGCGCATCAACTGGTTAAACTCCGCTTTAAAGCTTTCATCGTTTATGATCTTAAGGTATTCCTGCCTTAGCTCTTCAACGTTGGGGTACAACATTTCGGGAATGTATGCTCCGCCAAAATCACCGTAATAACCCTGCTCGTTAACTCCGTACTTCATCTCTTAACTTCTTAAATGCGTCTTCTAATTTTTTAATGTCCTTCACTGCCGGCGCTGCCTCAAATTTGCTGTTAAGATCTACCCCGTAAAACATGGAGTGCTTAATGTTCTTTACCTCGTCTATATTGTCGGGGCTTATCCCGCCCGATAGAAAGAACGGCACGCTGCCGGTGTACTTATCCAATATGGTCCAATCGAAAGTTTGTCCCGAACCGCCTCGTGCGGCGGTTTTGGTGTCGAACAGGAAATAATCTACTGTATTATAGTAAGGCTCCAGTTCGGCGAAGTCAAAGCAATCGTCTACGCCAAATGCTTTAATCACTTTAAGGCGTGCCTTTAATATCTTACAGTCGTCCGGGCTTTCGCAGCCATGCAGTTGTACGGCATTAAAACTGTAACGTTCTATCAGCTCGTTTATCTCTTCCAGCGGCGCGTCAACAAAAACGCCGGTTCTAAGGATATTGTCAGCTATCGGTATCAAATCGCTGTCCTCCATACCCTGTATATATCGCGGCGACCTGTCATAACAAATAAACCCCACCAAGTCGGGGCAAAGTGCCGCCACCTTGCTAATATTATCCGGAAACTTTAATCCGCATACTTTTATTTTCATGTTAGTTAGCTATCAAGCGTTTGAAGCTGGCCAATGCTTTTTTACTAATAAGCGCCGCCTCTGCTTCGTAAAAACAATCGGCAAAGCTTTTGTTTGGCGCAATGGTTTGGATAGCAATAGCAGCATTACTTAGCACCACATTGGTTCGCGCCGATGTGGCGTCGTCATTAAGAACCTTCATAAATATATCCGCCGACTCGGCTACAGTGTGCCCGCCGGTAATATCACTTTGCGCCAGCTTTTCAAAACCCAACTGCTCAATACTGTTAATCTTTTCGCCTTCGGCCGAAAAGGTTTTGAAATCGCAGGTAAGCGATATTTCATCATAACCATCCAGAGCATTCAAAATAGTGTATTTAATACCTGATTTTTGATAAAGGTAAGCGTAAACCCGCGCCAGCTCCAGGTTAAACACACCCACCATCTGGTTTTGCGGCCGGGCCGGGTTAACCAAGGGACCAAGCATGTTAAAGAATGTTTTTACACCCAGTTCACGCCTTATAGGCGCTACTGTCTTCATAGCCGGATGGAACAGCGGTGCATGCAGAAAGCAGATATTTGCCTCGTCTATACTCCGCTTGAGTTTGTCCGTGTCATTAGTAAACACATAGCCCAGGTGCTCCATCACGTTTGATGATCCGCAGCCTGATGACACACCATAGTTGCCATGTTTGGCCACCTTGTAACCTGCCCCTGCCACCACGAAAGAGGCCAGTGTCGATATGTTGAAAGTGTCTTTACCATCGCCGCCGGTACCGCAAAGGTCTACCAGCTCGCCGTTCTGAAGATCTATAGGCAGACAAAGTTCCAGCATGGCATCACGGAAGCCTTCCAGTTCGTCAACCGTAATGCTGCGCATACAGTAAGCTGTCATGAAGGCAGCCATTTGGGAGTTGTTATACTGCCCAAGCGCTATGTTCTTGAGTATTTCTTTAGACTGCTCCCGGCTGAAGGTCTTATGTTCGAAAAGGTGGTTAAGTATCTGTTTCATGAGCCTGATCCCTCTAAGGGGAAGTCCGTTTGTTAGTTTAATTAATTATCATCCTTAACATTTTCTATTAAAAAGTCAGGATACAAAAAAGGGCCGCCTTACGGCAACCCTTTCAAAATATCTTGTGAAAACAAAAATGAGGTTGCCTTACGAATTCTCGTTAAGCCACCACCAGTTATTGTTTACTACGTTCGCGTTCATTACGCAGCAAATATGGAAATACTTTTTTCTAAAAACAAGCTTTATGATACTTTTACAATGGAAGGTTTGCACATTTCAGCGGAACGGATCTCGCTGCCGTTAAACAAGAATAAAAGCGGGTCAAAAAATGTGGTTTTTGCAGATTTTTGCTCGTGATTTTAACTTTACGACCCGGCAGCAGCAATTAATTTACTGCCAAAAACATCGTCCCTAAGATAAGGATTATCGCTAAAAATTGTGGTGACAAGGTTTTGTCACCAGGCAATATAAAACCTGGCTAATAATTACCTATTTTGCTGATACAAACATGGCAATACGCGAACAAAAAGTAAACCCGGAGAATGACTTAGGCTTTGGCCCTCAGCCGGTTATAAAGAGTCAGCCGCTTATTAACAAAGACGGTTCTGTCAATGTAAAGCGCAAGGGTTTAGCCCTCTTCAATACGGCAGATAACTACCATAACCTCATCAAAATGAGCTGGGGTAAGTTCTGGTTTATTGTATTGACCGGCTACCTTATTGCCAATCTTTTCTTTGCAACTATCTATGTATCAATAGGTATGGATAGCTTTCAAGGCGCTGATGGTGCTACTCCGCTAGGCCATTTTTTAGACGCTTTCTTCTTTTCAGCGCAGACTATTTCTACAGTAGGCTACGGCCATATCAACCCTAAAGGCGTGACTGCCAATGGGGTAGCTGCTATAGAGTCAATGGTAGGCCTGTTGGCATTCGCGCTGGCAACCGGCTTGCTTTACGGGCGTTTTTCCAAGCCATCAGCAAAAATTGTATACAGCGACAAGATACTGGTGAGCCCCTACCGCGACGGTGATAAAGGACTGATGTTCAGGTTGTCAAACCTTCGGCGCAACGTGTTAATCGACTTGGGCGTGGAGGTGATATTCTCCTACAACGAGATAGTAAATGGCAAAGCTACACGTAAATTTTTCCCGTTAGAACTTGAGCGAAAGGAAGTTAGCCTGCTAACGCTCAACTGGACAATTGTACATCCGCTTGATGAGAACAGCCCATTAGCAGATGCCACGCCTGAAGAACTGGAGCGTACCCAGGCATCTTTTTCGGTACTATTAAAGGCTTTTGATGATACCTTCTCGCAAACCGTCCATTCCAGAACCTCTTACACGTATGCAGATATGGTTTGGGGGGCTAAGTTCATACCCATGTTTGACCGTGAAGAAAGCGGCAGGATTGAACTGGATATGAGCAAAATAAGCGTTTTCAAAATGGTTGATTAGTCGCATTTACCCTCTGCTATTGCCGCATTTACCCGTTTGCATGTAATGATAGCGCCTATATCTTTGATCATCAGCGACAAAACATGAACGCAATAACTGTAACTACCGAAGTAAACGCGTCTATAGAAACTATATGGCAACTATGGAACGGGCCTGAACACATTATGCAATGGAACGTAATGTCCGACGATTGGCATTGCCCGCATGCGGAAAACGATCCCAAGACTGGGGGCAGGTTTAATTTTGTGATGGCCTTAAAGGATGGTAGCTTCAGCTTCGATTTTGCAGGCGTTTATACAGATGTAATAGCTAATCAGCTGATGTCGTATAAGTTAGATGACGGCAGGCGATCTACTATCCTGTTTACCGGGAGTTCTCCTGTAAGGATTACGGAGACATTTGAACCTAATGTAAGCATGCCGTCAGAAGATCAGCAACGGGCTTGCCAATCTGTCCTCAACAACTTTAAGATGTATGCCGAGAAAGCTCTGGTTTCCAGCTAAATCTCGTATAATTCTAAAGGCAAACCATCAGGATCAGCAAAAAAAGTAAAGCGCTTGCCGGTGGTTGGGTCTATGCGAACAGGTTCAGCAGGCACTCCATTTTCATTAATGTGAGCAATAGCTTCATCAATGTTGTCAACCTCAAAGGCCAGGTGCCTTAAGCCAGTCGCTTCCGGGCCGGACGGACGTGCAGGTGGATCAGGAAACGAGAAAAGCTCAATTTGATACTGTCCGCCCACTTCCAGGTCCAGTTTGTAAGAGTTTCGCTCTTCACGGTACACTTCGCGAACAACTTTCAGTCCAAGCACTCCGGTATAGAAGTGCTTAGACCGCTCATAATCTGAACAGATAATTGCAACGTGCTGTATCTTGTTAAGCTTAAGCATTATGCTTCGCCCAGGCTTACGTGAAGCACACTATCGTAAACCATTTTGATATCCATAATGTTGCCGAACAGCTCGCCATCAATATTGGTGTTACCTATGCCATTTACGTTACCTAAAAGGCTAAACTCTACCTCGCTGGTAGCCATCATTTCTACAAAGCGTTCCTGATCATCAGGTGCAATGCTTACCACTACCCTGCCCTGCGCTTCGCCAAATAAGAACGCGTCTTTACGGAAGGCATCATCTGTAACAATGTCAAACCCTAAAGCATTTGGCAGGCACGATTCTACCAGCGCAATGTATAAACCGCCGTCAGCTACGTCGTGAGCTGATTGCACAACCTTGTGCCTGATAAGTTCTTTTACCACCTGGTGCATGGCATATTCCTTATCTAAGTCAAAATAAGGTGCAGGCGCCTTTAGTACTTTGTGGTAAGATGCAAGGTATTGAGATGAAGCTATATCGTTTTGTGACTCACCTATCATATAAATCAAATCACCGGGTGACTTGAAGTCAAGCGTCATCATGTTTGTACGGTCATCCATTACTCCCAGCATACCGATGGTAGGTGTCGGGAACACAGGTCCCTCATCACTGGACTGATTGTAAAAGCTTACGTTACCACCTGTAACCGGTGTTTCAAACTTGGTACAAGCCTCGCCCATGCCTTTAATAGCACCTACAAATTGCCAATATACTTCGGGCACGTATGGGTTACCAAAGTTAAGGCAGTTAGTAATAGCTACCGGCTCGCCACCTGCACATGTAATATTACGGGCAGCTTCTGCAACGGCTATAGCGGTACCCTTCTGCGGATCGGCGTAAACGTAACGGGAGTTACAATCGCATGTTAATACAATAGCTTTTTCGGTATCCTGTACAGCAACCACGGCAGCATCGCTCGGGCGATTAGTAGTCATTGTAGAATGGCCGATCATAGAATCATACTGATCAGTTACCCAACGCTTTGATGCAATGTTTGGATGTGCTATCAAATGCTCAGCAACATCTACCAAATTCTCCGGCTCCGCTATATCTTCAATTTTAAATTTCTGATTTTCTGCATAGTAAGCTGGTTCGCGGTACTCGCGCTGGTAAACCGGCGCGCCCCCACCCAACACAAGATCGTCGGCAGGAACGTCAGCAACCTTCTCACCATTCATAAAGTATTCCAGGCGTTTAGTGTCGGTAACCTCACCTATTTTAACACAGTTAAGGTCCCATTTATCAAACACCGCCTCAACTAAGGCTTCTTTACCTTTTTCTACCACAATCAGCATACGCTCCTGAGATTCAGAAAGCAATATCTCATATGGTTTCATGTTCTCCTGGCGCATAGGTACGCGATCCAGGTGTATAACCATGCCGTGCTCGCCTTTGGCGCTCATTTCTGAGTTTGAACAAATAATACCTGCGGCACCCATATCCTGCATGCCTACAACAGCACCGGTCTTAATAACCTCCAGTGTAGCTTCAAGCAACAATTTTTCCTGGAACGGGTCGCCTACCTGTACGGCAGGAAGATCGTTTACCGAATCTTCAGTAATGTCCTTCGACGCAAAAGCAGCACCGTGAATACCGTCTTTACCGGTAGCAGAGCCAACAATGTAAACAGGGTTGCCTACTCCGTAAGATGTTGCAGATACCGTTTCACCTTCCTTAACAATGCCTGCGGAGAACGCGTTTACCAACGGATTGATGTTAAAGCAATCATCAAAGTAAAGTTCGCCACCAACTGTAGGTATGCCGAAGGCATTGCCGTAATGGCTAATACCTTTTACCACGCCTTTTACCAGCCACTTGGTCTTATCTAATTTAAGATCACCAAAACGCAGGGAGTTCATCTGCGCAATAGGCCTGGCGCCCATGGTGAATATATCGCGGTTAATACCGCCGACACCCGTTGCTGCTCCTTGATAAGGTTCAAGCGCCGACGGGTGGTTATGTGATTCAATCTTAAAAGCGCATCCAATACCTCCGCCAAGATCAACTAATCCGGCGTTCTCTTCACCCGCTTTTGCCAACATGCGCGGGCCATCTTTAGGTAAGGTTTTAAGCCAGGTGATAGAGTTTTTATATGAGCAGTGCTCGCTCCACATTACCGCGAAAATAGATAGCTCGGTAAAGTTGGGTACGCGGCCCATTATCTCGTTTATTCTGTCGAATTCTTGCGGTAAAAGGCCCAGATCTTTGGCGGTTTCAACGGTGGTTAATTCCTGCTGCTCCAATGTAGTTATCGTTTAGATGAAAGGATGTGCAAAGGTAGAAAAAAGCCGTGAAAGGCGAAAGGTAAAAGGCGAAAGCTTACGCTCGACGTTAGTTAACGTTCCTCTTTCTATTAACAAAAAGCTCCGGCAACTTTACAAAGTTACCGGAGCTAAACTAAACACCAGGACTAAATGGGATTTGCTTAATATAATCACGTTAAATCATCACTTCACATCTACTAAATACTTCCGCTACTAAAATCCCACCGGCCATTATTCTACTGGTAACTGAAAATTTATAGGAATCTGGTATCTTACCCTTACCGGCTGGCCGTTCTGTTTGCCTGGCTTCCAGGCCTTAGCTAACTTAAGTACCCGTGCAGCTTCCTGGTCAAACCCGTAACCTGCTCCTTTTACTATAGTGATATTACTGAGCTCACCATTTTTTTCGACAACAAAGCTTACTATGACTTTGCCGGATACTCCCGCGTCCTCAGCCTGTGACGGAAAATGCATGTTTTTTCCTAAGAATTTAGAGAATGCGTCGAATCCGCCCATAGGCTCGGGCATTGCCTCCAAACTTTCAAAGGGCACCAGTTCATTTCCGGTAGACGGCGGAGCAGCTGGTGGGCCCACAGGGCCATCTGCTGGCGGTGCTAGTGCAGGACCATCTACACCTTTTGTGGTTGTGCTGCCAATATCACCCTTAATCTGGTCGATGATCGGGGGTTCTTCAGTTACTGTTTGCTTAGTAACCACGAAGGAGGTAAGTTTTGTAGTAGATGTTGCAGGCAGTTGTTTAGCAGGGGTACTTTGCTTTGGTTGCTTCGGTTGAGCAATTTTTTCAGGTAGGATTATTTTAATGACCTTATCATCCATTTTCACCGGAATCATTTTAACAACATCTTCTATCGGCGTATATCGAGCAATAATGAAAGCAACGGTGCATAAAAATGCAACTGTGCCAAAGGTGTGCCCCATAGCTTTAGCCATAGTAGAGGAATAGCTGTTTCGCAGTTCATAAGCGCCGTATTCCTTGTTTCGGTCGGTAAATACAACATCAAGCCACTCGGTGTTGTACAAATCAAATTTTGTGTTTAGCATAACGTTTAGAATTTAATTTTCTAATATAACGATATTGCAACACAAAAAGTTGGCGTTAATCGAACTTTTGCAAAATAAACATTTGTATTAATCTCAAATTACAAATTTAATATGTTAAAAGCATTTTTATTAAAATTATTATTTGGCATGATCACCACTTTTCTGTATCAACTTTCTTCAAAACCTCAGCCTTCTTTAAAGCTGGCACTTTATCCATCTCTTGTTTCAGCCTGTCGGCTGTTTCCTTACAAGCAGCAGCAATCTGTGTTAAGTAACTTTCCGCATCCTTTGCAGCCACTTTCGAGGATAGTTTTTCCGCAGGTATGAATATACCTGGTACTGCTACCATATTGCCATACCTGTCTATCTTATAAGGTGTAAATACAAAATCGGTAAACTTGTATCGATATCTCCCATCTTTGGTTTCGATGGACAATTTGTAGGTTACATCTCCACCTTGTTTTTTTGATGCGAGCGAACTGGTATACACCACGTATCTACCTTTTACTGTTATAGCATTTTGCGTTTGGTTTTTCGCCAGATCATCATCGTAGTACTTACTTACGAAGCTTAAACCACGCATGTACAGACTATCCGCATTAAGCCCGGCTTTCTCCACCACTGCGTAGTAAACGTTTTTACTGTTCTCATCTAATTGGAGGGATTCTGTTTGTGCAAACGCAATGCAGACAGATGTTACTAATATAAGGAAGAGGATGATTTTTTTCATACAATAAAGATAAAGCCACCTGTATAAATACAGATGGCTTAAAGATAAACTTAATTATTAGTCGCGGTATTTTAGAAGGCGTAAACTGCAGCAAGTACAAACTGCGATGCAGATTTCTTACCCATCAGGTCTTTGTTTACGAATGATTCTGTATTAGCATGATCAAGTCTTACCTCAGGAATAACGGTTAGCGGGCCAGCTTTGATATTTGATGTTAAAGTGAATGCTTTAACACTAGGGCCACCGTCTTTATACTTAAAGTACTCCCCTCTTAAACCAAAGGACACTACTGAGCTGGCTGCAATCTGCGGATACAAGGCAACACCCTGGAAGCCGCCGTTGCTGTTAGGCGCGTTAAAATCTGCAGCATTCAGGCCTAGTTTAAAAGCACTGGTGATTTGGTATGCGGTTGTAAGGTCTACTTCAGTACCCGATGTACTTCCTGATACCAGGTTAAGGTAAGCGGTCCAGCCGGTTACCGGGCTCACAAACAACTGCGCCCCAAATGTTGATACGTCCTTTGTGGAAGTATAGTTGTTCCAGCTGTCGTTAAAGATTCCCGCCATCAGGCTTACCTTATCAGAGAAAGCGTAAGTACCTTTTAAACCTGCATTTTGGAATGGGCCGTTGGTAAACAGGTAAGACGTAGAGTAGTTGAAATTACCAACAGGCGATATTACCTCGTAACCTACGAAGGTTGCCATGTAACCACCCGTAACCGTAAATTTGTCGGTAAGATCGTATGATACGTAAAGGTTTTGAATATGAAACGACTGCCCGTTACTGCCAGCATCAGGTATAGACTGCGCCTGGCCACGCGGACCGAAGCTTAGCTCTCCTACGAACGCTGCTTTACCTACCTTTTTCTTTAAACCGAGATCTATCATACCAATAGATACCGAATTTTGATCGCTGGCGAAACTGGTACCAATGTTTGAGCTATTGTTGGCTGGGTTTCTGTAACCGGAAAAATCGTATTTGTAGTAGGTGTCAACGGATCCTGAAATCACCAGAGGCGGATCCGCTTTAGGCGTCTCTTGTGCGCTGGCTGTAAACGTTGCGGCTGCAAATAAAGATAAAAGTAAAAGTTTTTGTTTCATGATAAAGAATTTGTTGTTTATAGTAATTAATTGTGGGTTACATATTAATCATCGACAAAAACACTCAATCAACTACAATTAAATCACAAGGAGCTTAATCACCATCAACTTTTCTCACCAATTTACCCTTACACCTACTTTAT is a window of Mucilaginibacter terrenus DNA encoding:
- the trpB gene encoding tryptophan synthase subunit beta yields the protein MKYGVNEQGYYGDFGGAYIPEMLYPNVEELRQEYLKIINDESFKAEFNQLMRDYVGRPSPLYHAKRYSEKYGANIFFKREDLNHTGSHKINNAIGQILLAERLGKKRIIAETGAGQHGVATATVCALKGIECVVYMGEIDMERQAPNVSRMKMLGAKVVAATSGSKTLKDATNEALRDWIGNPVDTHYIIGSVVGPFPYPEMVAKFQSIISEETKKQLLEQTGTELPQYVMACVGGGSNAMGMFYHFLDDENVKLVAVEAAGKGVESGHSAATTFLGREGVLHGSRTILMQTEDGQVEEPYSISAGLDYPGIGPQHAHLYKIKRATYVSITDDEALQAGLLCSQMEGIIPAIETAHALAYLDKMTLKASDNVVICLSGRGDKDLNTYIKYFGF
- a CDS encoding phosphoribosylanthranilate isomerase yields the protein MKIKVCGLKFPDNISKVAALCPDLVGFICYDRSPRYIQGMEDSDLIPIADNILRTGVFVDAPLEEINELIERYSFNAVQLHGCESPDDCKILKARLKVIKAFGVDDCFDFAELEPYYNTVDYFLFDTKTAARGGSGQTFDWTILDKYTGSVPFFLSGGISPDNIDEVKNIKHSMFYGVDLNSKFEAAPAVKDIKKLEDAFKKLRDEVRS
- the trpD gene encoding anthranilate phosphoribosyltransferase, whose amino-acid sequence is MKQILNHLFEHKTFSREQSKEILKNIALGQYNNSQMAAFMTAYCMRSITVDELEGFRDAMLELCLPIDLQNGELVDLCGTGGDGKDTFNISTLASFVVAGAGYKVAKHGNYGVSSGCGSSNVMEHLGYVFTNDTDKLKRSIDEANICFLHAPLFHPAMKTVAPIRRELGVKTFFNMLGPLVNPARPQNQMVGVFNLELARVYAYLYQKSGIKYTILNALDGYDEISLTCDFKTFSAEGEKINSIEQLGFEKLAQSDITGGHTVAESADIFMKVLNDDATSARTNVVLSNAAIAIQTIAPNKSFADCFYEAEAALISKKALASFKRLIAN
- a CDS encoding ion channel; this translates as MAIREQKVNPENDLGFGPQPVIKSQPLINKDGSVNVKRKGLALFNTADNYHNLIKMSWGKFWFIVLTGYLIANLFFATIYVSIGMDSFQGADGATPLGHFLDAFFFSAQTISTVGYGHINPKGVTANGVAAIESMVGLLAFALATGLLYGRFSKPSAKIVYSDKILVSPYRDGDKGLMFRLSNLRRNVLIDLGVEVIFSYNEIVNGKATRKFFPLELERKEVSLLTLNWTIVHPLDENSPLADATPEELERTQASFSVLLKAFDDTFSQTVHSRTSYTYADMVWGAKFIPMFDREESGRIELDMSKISVFKMVD
- a CDS encoding SRPBCC domain-containing protein, with product MNAITVTTEVNASIETIWQLWNGPEHIMQWNVMSDDWHCPHAENDPKTGGRFNFVMALKDGSFSFDFAGVYTDVIANQLMSYKLDDGRRSTILFTGSSPVRITETFEPNVSMPSEDQQRACQSVLNNFKMYAEKALVSS
- the gloA2 gene encoding SMU1112c/YaeR family gloxylase I-like metalloprotein; translated protein: MLKLNKIQHVAIICSDYERSKHFYTGVLGLKVVREVYREERNSYKLDLEVGGQYQIELFSFPDPPARPSGPEATGLRHLAFEVDNIDEAIAHINENGVPAEPVRIDPTTGKRFTFFADPDGLPLELYEI
- the purL gene encoding phosphoribosylformylglycinamidine synthase subunit PurL, which encodes MEQQELTTVETAKDLGLLPQEFDRINEIMGRVPNFTELSIFAVMWSEHCSYKNSITWLKTLPKDGPRMLAKAGEENAGLVDLGGGIGCAFKIESHNHPSALEPYQGAATGVGGINRDIFTMGARPIAQMNSLRFGDLKLDKTKWLVKGVVKGISHYGNAFGIPTVGGELYFDDCFNINPLVNAFSAGIVKEGETVSATSYGVGNPVYIVGSATGKDGIHGAAFASKDITEDSVNDLPAVQVGDPFQEKLLLEATLEVIKTGAVVGMQDMGAAGIICSNSEMSAKGEHGMVIHLDRVPMRQENMKPYEILLSESQERMLIVVEKGKEALVEAVFDKWDLNCVKIGEVTDTKRLEYFMNGEKVADVPADDLVLGGGAPVYQREYREPAYYAENQKFKIEDIAEPENLVDVAEHLIAHPNIASKRWVTDQYDSMIGHSTMTTNRPSDAAVVAVQDTEKAIVLTCDCNSRYVYADPQKGTAIAVAEAARNITCAGGEPVAITNCLNFGNPYVPEVYWQFVGAIKGMGEACTKFETPVTGGNVSFYNQSSDEGPVFPTPTIGMLGVMDDRTNMMTLDFKSPGDLIYMIGESQNDIASSQYLASYHKVLKAPAPYFDLDKEYAMHQVVKELIRHKVVQSAHDVADGGLYIALVESCLPNALGFDIVTDDAFRKDAFLFGEAQGRVVVSIAPDDQERFVEMMATSEVEFSLLGNVNGIGNTNIDGELFGNIMDIKMVYDSVLHVSLGEA
- a CDS encoding energy transducer TonB yields the protein MLNTKFDLYNTEWLDVVFTDRNKEYGAYELRNSYSSTMAKAMGHTFGTVAFLCTVAFIIARYTPIEDVVKMIPVKMDDKVIKIILPEKIAQPKQPKQSTPAKQLPATSTTKLTSFVVTKQTVTEEPPIIDQIKGDIGSTTTKGVDGPALAPPADGPVGPPAAPPSTGNELVPFESLEAMPEPMGGFDAFSKFLGKNMHFPSQAEDAGVSGKVIVSFVVEKNGELSNITIVKGAGYGFDQEAARVLKLAKAWKPGKQNGQPVRVRYQIPINFQLPVE
- a CDS encoding DUF4468 domain-containing protein; protein product: MKKIILFLILVTSVCIAFAQTESLQLDENSKNVYYAVVEKAGLNADSLYMRGLSFVSKYYDDDLAKNQTQNAITVKGRYVVYTSSLASKKQGGDVTYKLSIETKDGRYRYKFTDFVFTPYKIDRYGNMVAVPGIFIPAEKLSSKVAAKDAESYLTQIAAACKETADRLKQEMDKVPALKKAEVLKKVDTEKW
- a CDS encoding porin, with the protein product MKQKLLLLSLFAAATFTASAQETPKADPPLVISGSVDTYYKYDFSGYRNPANNSSNIGTSFASDQNSVSIGMIDLGLKKKVGKAAFVGELSFGPRGQAQSIPDAGSNGQSFHIQNLYVSYDLTDKFTVTGGYMATFVGYEVISPVGNFNYSTSYLFTNGPFQNAGLKGTYAFSDKVSLMAGIFNDSWNNYTSTKDVSTFGAQLFVSPVTGWTAYLNLVSGSTSGTEVDLTTAYQITSAFKLGLNAADFNAPNSNGGFQGVALYPQIAASSVVSFGLRGEYFKYKDGGPSVKAFTLTSNIKAGPLTVIPEVRLDHANTESFVNKDLMGKKSASQFVLAAVYAF